From Oscillospiraceae bacterium CM, a single genomic window includes:
- a CDS encoding response regulator, which yields MTKKKILLIDDSNFYAKVIAIALTPAGYDVIRAINGEEGLRLVQEEKPDLLLLDVVMPDISGFEICRLLRESESNNLMPIIMLTGQDNHEDMLIGLELGADDYIVKPFDNRELVSRVKNTLRRIDRNRDANPLTGLPGNLEIQRELESRIQKAAPFAAIYADLDNFKAYNDVYGFSKGDSAIKLTADILHDAAKGCDSSAFVGHIGGDDFIVIIDPFCAEMICKDIIEKFDFRIRALYEPTDLENGFIVTYSRQGNKTVYPIMTISLGIVTNEYRTFSTFLEVSDIAAELKKKAKSMRGSSFVKDMRRQSTPHMDHAG from the coding sequence TTGACAAAGAAAAAAATTCTGCTGATAGACGACAGTAATTTTTATGCCAAAGTCATCGCAATCGCCTTAACACCGGCCGGGTATGACGTGATTCGGGCGATCAACGGTGAAGAGGGGCTGCGTCTTGTGCAGGAAGAAAAGCCGGATCTTCTCTTGTTGGACGTCGTCATGCCGGACATCAGCGGTTTTGAAATCTGCCGGCTGCTGCGTGAATCAGAAAGCAATAATCTCATGCCTATTATCATGCTGACAGGTCAGGATAATCACGAGGATATGCTCATTGGCCTTGAGCTCGGGGCCGACGATTATATTGTTAAACCGTTTGACAACAGGGAGCTTGTCAGCCGTGTTAAAAACACGCTCCGGCGCATTGACCGGAACAGGGATGCAAATCCTCTTACCGGTCTGCCCGGTAATCTGGAAATACAACGAGAGCTCGAAAGCCGCATTCAGAAAGCCGCCCCTTTTGCCGCGATTTATGCCGACCTCGATAATTTCAAAGCGTATAACGATGTCTACGGCTTCTCCAAAGGTGACAGCGCCATTAAGCTGACGGCCGATATCCTACATGACGCGGCAAAAGGCTGTGACAGCAGCGCTTTTGTTGGTCATATCGGCGGTGACGATTTTATTGTTATTATTGACCCCTTTTGTGCCGAAATGATCTGCAAGGACATTATTGAGAAATTTGATTTCAGAATCCGCGCGCTTTACGAACCGACGGATCTGGAGAACGGCTTTATCGTCACATACAGCCGGCAGGGCAATAAAACGGTCTATCCGATTATGACCATCTCGCTTGGGATCGTGACGAACGAGTACAGAACGTTTTCGACTTTTCTGGAGGTGTCCGACATTGCCGCGGAGCTGAAGAAAAAAGCAAAGTCGATGCGCGGCAGCTCCTTCGTTAAGGATATGCGCCGACAATCGACGCCGCATATGGATCATGCCGGGTAA
- a CDS encoding phage terminase large subunit, whose translation MARRKKLSSGEIVVNLGEANPKQLLFYKSRTLYTAYGGAKGGGKTHAIRIKAVGGAIRWPGIRILIIRRTYPELQQNHIEPILKLVPSELATYNGTLHTLYFIDGSMIKFGHYQSATAEQEYQGQEYDWIFMDEATQFTEQEFRYLGGCLRGVNEIPKRFYLTCNPGGVGHQWVKRLFIDRRFKTASANPEENEQPEDYTFIFASVEDNTHLIKSSPAYLSMLSNLPENRRRAYRYGEWDALSGTYFSEFSTARHVIKPFVIPDGYLRYRAFDYGLDMLACCWIAVDETGRCYVYRALKKAGLVVSEASAVIREATLYQEQIAVTYAPPDMWNRQKDSGKTMAELFFSNGVPIIRADSSRVQGHMQIKEMLMDRTDGRPGLLIFDTCRGLIEDIQAILADEANPNDCARQPHDITHSVDALRYFCVSRYLTPEMKIDTRLGQETAEYSMFMTGGELRSGYLYDA comes from the coding sequence ATGGCACGGAGAAAAAAATTAAGTTCCGGCGAGATCGTTGTTAACCTTGGCGAGGCTAATCCGAAGCAGCTTCTTTTCTACAAAAGTCGGACACTTTATACGGCCTACGGCGGGGCCAAGGGCGGCGGCAAAACACATGCCATCCGCATCAAAGCCGTCGGCGGGGCTATTCGTTGGCCGGGCATCAGAATACTCATCATTCGACGGACGTATCCGGAACTTCAGCAAAATCACATTGAGCCCATTTTAAAGCTTGTTCCGTCGGAGCTGGCAACTTATAACGGCACGCTGCACACCCTTTATTTTATAGACGGCTCAATGATCAAGTTTGGTCATTATCAAAGCGCGACTGCCGAGCAGGAATATCAGGGGCAGGAATATGACTGGATCTTCATGGATGAGGCCACGCAGTTTACAGAGCAGGAATTCCGGTATCTCGGCGGCTGCTTACGCGGTGTTAACGAGATTCCGAAAAGGTTTTACCTCACCTGCAATCCTGGTGGCGTCGGTCACCAATGGGTCAAGCGGCTGTTTATCGACCGGCGATTTAAGACGGCAAGCGCAAACCCCGAGGAAAACGAGCAGCCTGAGGATTACACCTTTATTTTTGCCTCGGTGGAGGACAACACGCACCTCATAAAGTCGTCCCCGGCCTACCTTTCCATGCTGTCAAACCTGCCGGAAAACAGGCGGCGCGCTTATCGATATGGCGAGTGGGATGCGCTGTCCGGCACGTATTTCTCGGAATTCTCAACAGCCAGGCATGTTATAAAACCGTTTGTCATCCCTGACGGTTATCTGCGCTACAGGGCATTTGACTATGGCCTTGATATGCTGGCCTGCTGCTGGATTGCCGTCGATGAGACGGGGCGGTGCTATGTGTACAGAGCGCTGAAAAAGGCAGGGCTCGTTGTATCCGAGGCGTCTGCCGTGATCCGGGAGGCAACGCTTTATCAGGAGCAGATCGCCGTTACCTATGCACCGCCGGATATGTGGAACCGGCAAAAAGACAGTGGTAAAACGATGGCGGAACTCTTTTTCTCAAACGGTGTGCCAATTATCCGCGCTGACAGCAGCAGGGTTCAAGGACATATGCAAATAAAGGAAATGCTCATGGACCGGACGGACGGCAGGCCGGGGCTTCTCATCTTCGACACCTGCCGGGGCCTTATCGAGGATATACAAGCTATTCTGGCCGATGAAGCCAATCCAAATGACTGCGCGCGGCAGCCACATGACATCACACACAGCGTCGACGCGCTGCGGTACTTCTGTGTATCGCGCTATTTAACGCCGGAGATGAAAATCGACACCCGGCTCGGGCAAGAAACGGCAGAATACTCGATGTTTATGACAGGCGGGGAGTTGAGAAGCGGATATTTATATGATGCCTAA